The Zingiber officinale cultivar Zhangliang chromosome 2A, Zo_v1.1, whole genome shotgun sequence genomic sequence gtataattaatttagaataaTAATATATTGATGTGAGACTTTAATCCTCTGTTTACTTGCGAGGATGGATTTAAAAATCGAGCAAAGTCTGTCGCATGAAAAATTTTCCGCTGTGAAGGATGGATGAATCATCCTTTTTTACTTCTTAAAAAATAATGGACGGATGAATTTGTGAATCCATCCCGATCATTTTTTCTTGGCTGATTTTTCATCCTCCTAAATGAGGCGGAAAGCCAACGTCTGTCGTCGTATCTCGCCTCTTAATTAGGTTTTGAACTTGATCCCGCCGGTAGGTTTCGTTCTTCTCGATGGCGGCGGAGAGCAGCAGGGAGCTCCTGGACCAGCCATCGGCGCTCGTGCTCCTGCACTGGCTTCGCATGTCCGGCACGACGCATAAGCGAGGGCGCACCGCCAAAGCCATGGTGGCGACGGCAGCGGTACCTCGAAGCCAAGTGATGGACAAGTTGAAGGACTTCTTGGGCGTGATCGCCAAAGCCAACGACAAACTGGAGCTCGAGGTCCGCGAGAGATCGCGTGTGGACTATGACGTCGAGGTGCTTAGCGGCAACGAGTAGACGTACATCGATATGGATCTGCTCCTGGGCGTCGCCGACCTCCACGACAACGAAGCCGTGGCGGCGGGCGGCGGGCGGCGGCGAAGGCTGCCATGAGCGGTGTCACGTCACCGTCGCTGCCTGCCGCTAGCGACACCTCCTCCGACACAGACGACGACTCAAGCGACGAAAAGGAAGCATCTAGTGGACGGTGAAGAAGCGCAAGTGGAACAAGCGGCCGAAGATAGTGTTGGATCCATCTTCGAATCAAAGCTGATGCGAGCTCGATGCAAATGCAATAGTGATCACTAGACATTGCGCTGCTATTCTTCTAATCCCCTTTTCATATTCCACGTACATTGTAGTTCGtcattttgctttttttttttttctttcccttttcctttgcaGAGATTCTTTTTCTCCCCTTTTCCTtccctcttcttttcttttcctccgcCACATGGATTTATTATCCGCGAGGATTCCTTTCCTTCGTCGTCGATCCACGCCTCCAAGGAAACAAAGCATAAATCTAATTTGTTTTGTTAGACATATTCTCAATAATACTGAATCAAAAATAAAAGACACGATTGAAATAATTAGAATAATAAAGTTATTAtaatttgtaaattttaaataCTTATgatacaattaattaattaattacaattggtaatattttaataaaattatttatcattAGCAGAAAACGCATACATAATAAGACAAGATTAATTCTTAAGACtacaaaaaaaaagaggaaacatcgaaaagagagtttaaaatggAAATTATTCCTTTAAATTAGCTAAAATGTGTccataaataaaacaaaataatatttaaaatttaaaattttaagaccgAGACAATCTTTCGCCACCACCACACACGGATCGAGTGATATTTATTTCCGGATAaatatttgttttttaaattaattgatttttggtattatttcataattaaataaaaataagaaaccaCAAAAAGCAACAAGCCAAGAAGGAGAGCGAGTTAGTTGCATCCTTAGCCATCTCCCTCTCATCGTCATCATCGATCGTAGGTTTTTCCCAGTCGAGACCGCAACGATTACAGCGAGCAATCTGACCACGCCACAGGATTCTCAGACCCAGCGGCTTCCGATTCCTCGATTAGAGAGGTCCAAATCGATCTTCTCGCCCCCGCAGTGACTCTTTGAATCGCTCGCAACTACCTTTTGTCCGATCGAAACCGGATTCCAGTTAGCAGGAATCTATCTCGCTTGGGCTCGGAGACTCGGGAGGCCAATCTTCGCCGTCTTTCTGCttgttattaattttttaatgggCGGAATTAGGGTTTGAAGTTTGAAGGTCGTCGTGGTTTTTCTCAGGTGCTTTGAGGTGAGGGTGGGATATTTTCCCTCTTTCGTTTCCTCGCCCTCGGTTTCTCCTTGTTAGGGCTTGCTGTGcccgattgggagcactgttgtTTTGGGGGAGTATTGGGGTCGTTCTGCTAAAGAATTGAGGTAGTTTTGTGGTTGCATCTTTGCTTCGTTTCAAATCCGAGTGCCCTCCCATGGGTGTCTGATGCCGTGAAATGCATGCATAAAGGTTGACGCTTAACCATCTGAGCAAAAATAGGTTTTTCCCACTCCCCTGACAGTTTAGCTGTCTTGCTAGACAAAGCCCTTTCAATTTTATGGTGCAAACTTAGAGCCTGTGGTGGATGCACGACTCGAGAGTGGCTCTTCATTTAGGAAACTTCACACTTCCTCTGGGCAAGGTAGTGGGATGGGCTTCTGTTGTTGATGTGTTTTGTTTAGGAAGTAAAATTGGATGAGTAAGTTGGTTCAAAATTGGATGTAGAGGTAGAGGATCTTAACTGTATATTGATAATGGTCTGTGTGGAAAATGGAGCAAGGTGAGCCAGCGTTGGTTCCGCAGTGGTACAAGGTTGCAAACGGGAGTGCATCAACCAATGGCCTGCGAACCAGTTCATCCAAACGTTTTGGTACCCCAACTATTTCACACTAGATTCGTTAACCTTTAGTTATTGTTGTTATGGAACGTGTGTTTTAATATGTTCATGAATATAATTGTTGCTAATGcaatgtttgtttgtttgttttccttaGATGAAAATGGTGTGGGACTTAGCCCAAGGAATAGATTACTAGACGACCAAGAGAGGAATCTGCGCCGGAGCTTGAGCTCGAATGGTTGTGTAGTTCGTGAGAAAGGTAATTCTGGCAGATCTCAGGCTTACAGTAGTTTCAGGAGATCTCGGGATAGGAACCAGGATAAGGATTTTGATTTCCGTGACAGAGAAAACAAGTTGCATTCGCTTGACAATGAATTTGAATATCATGATTCAGCAATAGGAGTTAGGTCTGAAGAACATGCCTTAAGGCGGTCTCAATCTTTTGTAGCAGGAAGGCAAGTTGAGTCTTGGCCAAAAAAGCTTGGAAGTAGTGGAAATAACAATTCTCCATCTAGGGGAAGTACTATTGGAAGTATCGGCAAAACCTCATTTGACAAAGAGTTCCCATCTCTTCGAGTTGAAGGAAAGCAAGGCTTCTCAGATGCAGTTGTTGTGTCACCTCTTGGTCTTAGAACTGCTGTTCAGAGTCTTCCTACTGGCTCTCCTGTCATAATTGGAACTTCAGCCCTGGCACAAGTACCAGTCAAAGTTGAAACTGATGGAAGTATAAACTCACCTGTTCTACAGGCTTCTACAGTCAATCATGCATCTACACCAGGAAGCAGTATGCCAGGATTAAACATGGCAGAGGCATTGACTCAAGCACCATCTCAAGTTAGTGAAACTCCACAGGTAATTCATTGAAAGGAATTATTACCACATGTTTCTTTAACACTAAGAGTCTAAGACAACATTTTCATCAAACTAATCTTTCATTTATTTGCAGTTGCTCATAAACTCTCAAAGGATTGAGGAACTCACTCTTCGGAAATGCAAGCAGCTGATACCCATGACACCTTCATTGCCTAAAGCCTTGGTATGATAACCTCCTTGATTCTTGGCAAGTTGATTTTTTTCCCAatcatttatataaaaaatagttaCTTCCTTCCCTGATTCTCTATTGCTCAAATCTTCTTATGAGAAGAAATTTTTGTAAGGACAAGGTTCTTGATGCACTGCACTTTTACTCCATAAATTACATGAGAAAAGTCATGTATCATCATAGTTGGTATTACTTTCTCATACTAGACAACTAGTATCATGCAAAATAAGTTATTGTTTGAATAAGATAAGTAGGGTGTGTGGTAAAGCTGAATAAATGTGTTTCTTAACTTTTAAAAAGTCAGTTCTGTGTGATTTAGTGTGCATATTAGCAGCACCTGTAACATGCTGTCTGTATCTTTTACCATAATGGGATGTCTTTTAGTAAAAAGTGAAGATGATTGTTTGCTTCCTATACAAGTAGAGAGAATAAAATGGAAAACTATCTACGATTTTGTATAAATTCCTGCAACTCAGTTCTAGTTGGGTGCAATATATCTATGTTCTATTCATTCTTCCCCCATTTTGATTATGATTTTTTGTGTTAATTTCTATCTCAGTTGTTgatcttcctcttcttatcctgtTTGTCAACAGTTAGTGAGGGTATAAATTCCAATTTTCCTACTCCTGAACTTACAATAGATAAAGAAACCCAAAATTTCATTATGCTCAATGCTTTAGATAATGGATTCAGTTACAATATCTATGATAACCAATATAAGAATGGCATGTATTTAATTTGACTCCATGATTCTGAAAATTTTACTACGTCTTAAATGCATCTTATAAAAAAACTTGACCAAGTTAAATGGTTTGTTTATGCTTCCTGTTCATGcaaaaaaatcagtttaaaatatttatgataCATTAGAGGAGCTCCATGTAGCAggtcaaccccccccccccaaatgcTTGTGTCTGTCTAGGTGCTTGCACAACTGTTTATTCAACTCTGCTTTTTCTTTAAATTTGGCCTGATCATTGGTTAACAAAAGCTTCATCCATTTGCAAAGAATAGCTTTATAATTCATTAATCAGGAGACTGAGATCTAGTATTAAAGACTGAGATTTAGTATTAAGTCGATTTATCATTCTCGTAACTTAGTCTGGTTGGATAATCCAGAAAAGTATAGTTTAACTATTTGATGAAAAATGTTTTTTTAGGAAACTTTGGCTGTCACGATGTCTACACATTAGATTGCATGTATAGTTAAAAGGATTGAGCCTATTTGAGTGCAAGACACAAATGGTAGAGGAGACCAAAGGAAATATTAGTTGTTGGAATAACAACTATGAAAACGACAAGTCGGCGTTGTGaaaaaatatactacaacaacaatcaagtcttatcccactagatgaAGTTGACTATATGTATCATTTTACACCATTAAGCTCTATCCACTAAGTGAAAAATATAAGTATGTAAATTTATTTGTCTTAACAACTCAAGTTTTTGTGATAAGTCATTAAACAATTAACTTTAACATGATATGAGAGCAGGGGTCCAGCTTTAAATCCTacccatgttaaaaaaaaatcaacaatataTATATGGGTTTGTACCAATCAGGGAAAGTATATCCACTCACATATGATATGAGACTTGAGAGTATTACACTCACACATGTGGAAGGGTATTAAAGGGCATGAAGGGAGAGTGAAATCCATACATACAGAGCATGTtaagaatataaatatataaattggtcTTTTTTGTAGACCTCAAAGTTTTAGGATAAGTAGTTAGCCAATCAACTTTATATCTTGCATAAAGCTCAGTAGAGTGAGAAGATTCATCCCTGCTATTTGTTGCTTGTCGTTACCACTTTTTCTCTACTGCATACTGTAGGTTGCAACCATTTCTAAACATGTACTGTAACTATAAGCCTGAAATGCTGTCCTTTTAAGTGCCCCATTGGTTCCACTTATTATAGACATTTAGGAGAGAGATTTGCGACTTCGCAACTATCGGCCTAATTAACATGATCTACAAATCGTCCACGTCtggatttttatttgtttatacacaAGCAATTTAATGGATAAAAACATTGTGTTCCACGTCTTCAAGCTTGACTATTTGAGTTGAGTGATTTTCAAGCTCAAAATGAGTTCCACCTTTCATAGATCTCAATAGTTCAAAAGGATGTTTCACTGTTCATGTTTTTATTCTTCGTTTGTTCACAATATTTTGTTGCTCTCAGAATGGCGGCAACCTGTCAGATAAGGCAAAATCTAAAGTTGCAAGAGGTGGGGATTTTACTTCTCTTACCAAGGCTGGCCAACTGTTGCACGTGAACCAAACTATTCGGTCGCCAACTAATTCTGATGTTGCAAAGACATCTTCAGTGGGGAATTTTCAGGTTCTTAACCGAGAGAAGAATGGCATCACCTCCGTTGCTAAAGATGGTCAAGGTCTAAGCAAGATTGTGAACCCCGTTGGTCCCATCTTGTCTTCTGCATTTCTTCCTTCAAAGGTCTCAACTGACCAGAATGTTAACATCGACAAGAATACAGGGGATAGAAAAATCCTTTCTCAAGCTCAAAATAGGAATGCCTTCTTCAATTTGCTAAGGAAGAAATCTTCAAATAATTCAAGTACTATCTCAGTGCCAAGCTCACTCGAACCAACACTGAGTGCAGAAAAGTCAAATGGAGAGCAACAGCACAACACCTTCCCTGTTAATATGATGAAAAATAACCTTCCATCAGTATCTGCTGGTTTTGATGGACCAACAGATATTGGAAGTATGAATCTAGATTTTTGTGCTTCAGATCAATCTGAGAGATCTTTTGCTGATGACAATGTAGAAACTAATCTCAACTCAGACAATGTTGTCGATCCTGAGGAGGAAGCCTTCTTACGGTCCCTTGGATGGGACAAAAATGGCTGGGAGGAAGCTCTGACTGCGGAGGAGATTGATGACTTTCTTAAGAAGGTAAAGTTCTTCAGAGTATTTTGTTCATTGCTTTGGCCTCCTATGATCCCTGGTTAACTAGTTAAACTGTCGATTCTGAAATCACTGCCTTTGTCCCTCAGCAttattcctttttctttctttctttttgtatgtTTCACACATGTTGCTTGGCTTCATTCTTTTCCCAGTATGAGAAGCAGAGACCACTGAAGATTGTGCCCGAGTATATAGACGGAAGCAACTCGTCTGGTGCTGAAACTTGAAGATCGAGACCAAGCATATTTTGGTTCAATATCGAATGCTGTTAGTGAgctaattcctttttttttttttttttcctgaagTGTTTTCTCATTGATATTTATGGGAACTTGAGA encodes the following:
- the LOC122042774 gene encoding uncharacterized protein LOC122042774; this translates as MEQGEPALVPQWYKVANGSASTNGLRTSSSKRFDENGVGLSPRNRLLDDQERNLRRSLSSNGCVVREKGNSGRSQAYSSFRRSRDRNQDKDFDFRDRENKLHSLDNEFEYHDSAIGVRSEEHALRRSQSFVAGRQVESWPKKLGSSGNNNSPSRGSTIGSIGKTSFDKEFPSLRVEGKQGFSDAVVVSPLGLRTAVQSLPTGSPVIIGTSALAQVPVKVETDGSINSPVLQASTVNHASTPGSSMPGLNMAEALTQAPSQVSETPQLLINSQRIEELTLRKCKQLIPMTPSLPKALNGGNLSDKAKSKVARGGDFTSLTKAGQLLHVNQTIRSPTNSDVAKTSSVGNFQVLNREKNGITSVAKDGQGLSKIVNPVGPILSSAFLPSKVSTDQNVNIDKNTGDRKILSQAQNRNAFFNLLRKKSSNNSSTISVPSSLEPTLSAEKSNGEQQHNTFPVNMMKNNLPSVSAGFDGPTDIGSMNLDFCASDQSERSFADDNVETNLNSDNVVDPEEEAFLRSLGWDKNGWEEALTAEEIDDFLKKYEKQRPLKIVPEYIDGSNSSGAET